From Cyanobium sp. ATX 6F1, a single genomic window includes:
- a CDS encoding M3 family metallopeptidase yields the protein MTSRSEVPIPGAASGATTAPLLKSHGLPDFSAITATQVNEGIPLLLEALEADLTALEESLDTRMEGQEPLDWHDVFDPLHRIGERLRWSWGVVSHLNGVCNSSELRDAHQRQQPAVVRFGNRLGQSRAIYLALALLKLQDSEEPLDGTRRRILEAELRDMRLRGVGLKGEEQEAFNAANQELAELSTRFGNQLLDATNGWSLTLRTPEEVEGLPASLLELLAQAAREAGGTAGDGSEATAEAGPWRLGLDFPRFGPFLKYSRRRDLREQAYKAHVSRAASGEHDNSPVLERILELRQLQAQRLGYANWAEVSLASKMADSEASVEALLEQLRVAALPVATVELKALADLAAAEGAPEASDLKPWDVSHWAERLRQRSFDLDSEALRPWFPLPRVLDGLFSLCGRLFGLQIEAADGEAPIWHGDVRYFRVSDAATNTPLAAFYLDPYSRPGSKRGGAWMDDCLGRSLAPDGTPVLPVAYLICNQSPPVGDTPSLMTFEEVETLFHEFGHGLQHMLTTVERPQAAGINNVEWDAVELPSQFMENWCYDRATLLGMARHWQTGEPLPEDVFRKLKAARTFMGGCATLRQVFFALTDLRLHSQWQSGSGRSPEDLRREIALSSTVLPLIPEDASLCSFGHIFAGGYAAGYYSYKWAEVLSADAFSAFEELGLENDDQMRATGRRFRETVLSLGGSRHPSEVFADFRGREPNPEALIRHSGLLATA from the coding sequence ATGACATCCCGTTCCGAAGTCCCCATTCCCGGCGCCGCCTCTGGGGCGACCACTGCCCCGTTGCTGAAAAGCCACGGACTTCCCGACTTCAGTGCCATCACCGCCACCCAGGTGAATGAGGGCATTCCCCTGCTGCTGGAGGCTCTTGAAGCCGATCTCACCGCCCTGGAGGAGAGCCTCGACACCCGGATGGAGGGCCAGGAGCCCCTGGATTGGCACGACGTGTTCGATCCACTCCATCGCATCGGTGAACGGCTGCGCTGGAGCTGGGGGGTCGTCAGCCACCTCAATGGGGTCTGCAACTCCAGCGAACTGCGGGACGCGCACCAGCGCCAGCAGCCGGCTGTGGTGCGCTTCGGCAACCGTCTGGGCCAGAGCCGGGCCATCTACCTGGCCCTGGCGCTGCTCAAACTTCAAGACAGCGAAGAACCCCTCGATGGCACCCGGCGTCGCATCCTGGAGGCGGAACTGCGGGACATGCGCCTGCGCGGCGTGGGGCTCAAGGGCGAAGAGCAGGAGGCGTTCAATGCGGCCAACCAGGAGCTGGCGGAACTCTCCACCCGCTTCGGCAATCAGCTGCTGGATGCCACCAACGGCTGGTCGCTCACCCTGCGCACCCCTGAGGAGGTGGAGGGCCTGCCCGCCAGCCTTCTGGAGCTGCTGGCCCAGGCCGCCCGCGAGGCCGGTGGCACCGCTGGAGACGGCAGCGAGGCCACGGCCGAGGCCGGCCCCTGGCGCCTCGGGCTGGACTTCCCACGCTTCGGTCCTTTTCTCAAATACAGCCGCCGGCGCGACCTGCGCGAGCAGGCCTACAAGGCCCATGTGAGCCGGGCCGCCAGCGGCGAGCACGACAACAGCCCCGTGCTCGAGCGAATTCTGGAGCTGCGTCAACTCCAGGCCCAGCGCCTGGGTTACGCCAACTGGGCCGAAGTAAGCCTGGCCTCGAAGATGGCCGACTCGGAGGCGTCCGTGGAGGCGCTACTGGAACAGCTGCGGGTCGCGGCCCTGCCGGTGGCCACGGTTGAGCTCAAGGCCCTCGCAGACCTGGCGGCCGCCGAAGGTGCGCCGGAGGCCAGCGATCTCAAGCCCTGGGATGTGAGCCACTGGGCCGAGAGGCTGCGTCAGCGCAGCTTCGATCTCGACAGCGAAGCGCTGCGGCCCTGGTTCCCGCTGCCCCGGGTGCTCGATGGGCTGTTTTCCCTCTGCGGCAGGCTGTTCGGCCTCCAGATCGAGGCCGCCGATGGCGAGGCCCCGATCTGGCATGGCGATGTGCGCTACTTCCGGGTCAGCGATGCGGCCACGAACACGCCCCTGGCGGCCTTCTACCTGGATCCCTACAGCCGGCCCGGCAGCAAGCGGGGCGGCGCCTGGATGGACGATTGCCTGGGGCGCTCGCTCGCCCCGGATGGCACGCCGGTGCTGCCGGTGGCCTACCTGATCTGCAACCAGAGCCCGCCGGTGGGAGACACCCCCAGCCTGATGACCTTCGAGGAGGTGGAGACCCTCTTCCACGAGTTCGGCCATGGGCTGCAGCACATGCTCACCACCGTCGAGCGGCCCCAGGCGGCGGGCATCAACAACGTGGAATGGGATGCGGTCGAGCTGCCCAGCCAGTTCATGGAGAACTGGTGCTACGACCGCGCCACCCTGCTGGGCATGGCCCGCCATTGGCAAACGGGTGAGCCCCTGCCGGAAGACGTCTTCCGCAAGCTCAAGGCCGCCCGCACCTTCATGGGTGGTTGCGCCACCCTGCGCCAGGTGTTCTTTGCCCTCACCGACCTGCGGCTGCACAGCCAGTGGCAGAGCGGCAGCGGCCGCAGCCCCGAGGATCTGCGTCGCGAGATCGCCCTCAGCTCCACGGTGCTGCCGCTGATCCCGGAAGACGCCAGTCTCTGCTCCTTCGGCCACATCTTCGCCGGGGGCTATGCCGCCGGCTACTACTCCTACAAGTGGGCCGAGGTGCTCAGCGCCGATGCCTTCAGCGCTTTCGAGGAGCTGGGCCTGGAGAACGACGACCAGATGCGCGCCACCGGACGACGGTTCCGCGAGACGGTGCTCAGCCTCGGTGGCAGCCGCCATCCCTCGGAGGTCTTCGCCGATTTCAGGGGCCGTGAGCCCAACCCTGAGGCGCTGATCCGCCATTCGGGGCTGCTGGCGACCGCCTGA
- a CDS encoding glutamate-5-semialdehyde dehydrogenase, which translates to MALGRLDGQQRRTAVLAMAEALAADAEAIVAANRRDLEAAAAEGLVPALVARLKLDGPKLATAIEGVRQVAELADPVGRRQLHTELDTGLELERVTVPLGVVGVIFEARPDAVIQIASLAVRSGNGAILKGGREANASCRAIHGALRKGLAASAVAPEVLELLTSREESLGLLKLDGLVDLIIPRGSNALVRFIQDHTRIPVLGHADGICHLYVDREVDVASAVRIAVDSKTHYPAACNAIETLLVHRQAAAIFLPVAIEALHAAGVELRGDDEARAAGVPLAATDADWDSEYGELILAVKVVDSLEAALAHIACHGSRHTDAICTRDPERAERFLASVDSAGVYHNCSTRFADGFRYGFGAEVGISTQTLPPRGPVGLEGLVTYRYRLRGHGQIAADYGSGGRSYSHRPLPL; encoded by the coding sequence ATGGCGCTGGGGCGCCTTGATGGGCAGCAGCGCCGCACGGCGGTGCTGGCCATGGCGGAAGCCCTGGCGGCCGATGCCGAAGCGATCGTGGCCGCCAACCGCCGCGACCTGGAGGCGGCCGCTGCCGAGGGGCTGGTGCCCGCCCTGGTGGCCCGCCTCAAGCTGGATGGCCCCAAACTTGCGACCGCCATCGAAGGGGTGCGTCAGGTGGCGGAGCTGGCCGATCCGGTGGGGCGCCGCCAGCTGCACACTGAACTCGACACCGGCCTGGAGCTGGAACGGGTCACCGTGCCCCTAGGGGTGGTGGGGGTGATCTTCGAGGCCCGGCCCGATGCGGTGATTCAGATCGCTTCGTTGGCCGTGCGCTCCGGCAACGGCGCCATCCTCAAGGGGGGCCGCGAGGCCAACGCCAGTTGCCGGGCGATCCATGGCGCCCTGCGCAAGGGGCTGGCCGCCAGCGCCGTGGCGCCGGAGGTGCTCGAGCTGCTCACCTCGAGGGAGGAGAGCCTCGGGCTGCTCAAGCTCGATGGCCTGGTCGATCTGATCATCCCCCGGGGCTCCAATGCCCTGGTGCGTTTCATCCAGGACCACACCCGCATCCCGGTGCTGGGCCATGCCGACGGCATCTGTCACCTCTACGTCGATCGGGAGGTGGACGTGGCGTCGGCGGTGCGCATCGCCGTGGACAGCAAGACCCACTACCCGGCGGCCTGCAACGCGATCGAGACCCTGCTGGTGCACCGGCAGGCCGCAGCCATCTTTCTTCCCGTGGCCATCGAGGCCCTCCATGCCGCGGGGGTGGAGCTGCGGGGTGACGACGAAGCCAGGGCCGCCGGTGTGCCCCTGGCGGCGACCGACGCTGACTGGGACAGCGAATACGGTGAACTCATCCTTGCGGTGAAGGTGGTGGACAGCCTGGAAGCGGCCCTGGCCCACATCGCCTGCCACGGCTCCCGCCACACCGACGCCATCTGCACCCGCGACCCCGAGCGGGCCGAGCGTTTTCTGGCCAGCGTCGACAGCGCCGGGGTCTATCACAACTGCTCCACCCGCTTTGCCGATGGCTTTCGTTACGGCTTCGGCGCCGAGGTGGGCATCAGCACCCAGACCCTGCCGCCCCGGGGGCCCGTGGGCCTCGAAGGCCTGGTCACCTACCGCTACCGGCTCAGGGGCCACGGCCAGATTGCCGCTGACTATGGGAGCGGTGGCCGCTCCTACAGCCACCGGCCCCTGCCCCTGTGA
- a CDS encoding esterase/lipase family protein: MEPAAPGSAAPPLVLVHGLWDSPQLFRQLVESLNGRRDPLLMPHLLHRLGATPILELAETLGQAIEAAFGAEQPVDLLGFSMGGVIARSWIQLLGGASRTRRFISVGSPQQGTLTAQLCPTWLMAGIADLKLGSPLMRRLGDDPSALAGIDCRSYYCVTDHMVVPGRSARLPVGKAYPLPIWNHRNLVRGESAVMILTRALLEP; encoded by the coding sequence ATGGAGCCTGCTGCGCCCGGATCGGCGGCTCCACCGCTGGTGCTGGTGCACGGCCTCTGGGATTCGCCGCAACTTTTCCGCCAGCTGGTGGAAAGCCTCAATGGTCGAAGGGATCCCCTGTTGATGCCCCACCTGCTCCACCGGCTCGGGGCCACCCCGATCCTGGAGCTGGCCGAGACCCTTGGCCAGGCGATTGAAGCCGCCTTTGGTGCCGAGCAGCCTGTGGACCTGCTGGGGTTCTCGATGGGGGGAGTGATTGCCCGCAGCTGGATCCAGCTGCTGGGTGGGGCCTCCCGCACCCGTCGCTTCATCAGCGTGGGCAGCCCCCAGCAGGGCACCCTCACGGCCCAGCTCTGCCCCACCTGGTTGATGGCCGGCATCGCCGATCTGAAGCTGGGCAGCCCGCTGATGCGCCGCCTCGGCGACGATCCCTCGGCCCTCGCCGGCATCGACTGCCGCAGCTACTACTGCGTCACGGATCACATGGTGGTGCCGGGTCGCTCGGCGCGGTTGCCCGTGGGCAAGGCCTATCCCCTGCCGATCTGGAACCACCGCAACCTGGTGCGTGGGGAGTCCGCCGTGATGATCCTGACCAGGGCCCTGCTGGAGCCCTGA
- a CDS encoding dihydroneopterin aldolase codes for MNAERPEPDAIHVRGLRLWAHVGVLEAERQLGQWFELEFSLWADLAAAGGSDDLSLSYDYAQAIAALQALAAALRCLTLEHFAERALDELERLYGPLPLRVQVIKCRAPVSGFDGRVAVERFRRVVR; via the coding sequence GTGAACGCCGAGCGCCCGGAGCCGGATGCCATTCACGTTCGTGGTCTGCGGCTGTGGGCCCATGTGGGGGTGCTGGAGGCCGAGCGGCAGCTGGGTCAGTGGTTTGAGCTGGAGTTCAGCCTCTGGGCGGACCTGGCCGCCGCTGGCGGCAGCGACGATCTTTCGCTCAGCTACGACTACGCCCAGGCCATCGCGGCGCTCCAGGCCCTGGCGGCCGCTCTGCGCTGCCTCACCCTGGAGCACTTCGCTGAGCGGGCGTTGGATGAGCTGGAGCGGCTCTACGGCCCGCTGCCCCTGCGGGTGCAGGTGATCAAGTGCCGCGCTCCGGTGAGTGGTTTCGATGGCAGGGTGGCGGTGGAGCGCTTCCGCCGGGTGGTGCGCTGA
- the glk gene encoding glucokinase has product MGTLLAGDIGGTKTLLALYSSGPGGLVQSHAQRYSSADWDDFAALLNHFLGEAEQRHPDLGRPRVACLAIAGPVQAGRVKLTNLPWDLEETALASSTGLERLELVNDFAVLIYGLPHLETHQQADLRVGQAVLGAPVAILGAGTGLGVAIGAQGPGGLIALASEAGHADFAARTPQEWDLKQWLQADLGLERLSIERIVSGTGLGHVFRWFVATGQLQGRHPLAPTDPDLQPADLPAAVAAAAGHGDPLAGAALELWLGAYGAVAGDLALQSLCRGGLWLGGGTAGKLLSQLRSAAFFAPFQAKGRLGTVLEAIPVKALIDSEAGLFSAACRARALLG; this is encoded by the coding sequence ATGGGCACCTTGCTGGCCGGCGACATCGGCGGCACCAAGACACTGCTGGCCCTCTACAGCAGCGGTCCGGGCGGGCTCGTGCAATCCCATGCCCAGCGCTACTCCTCCGCCGACTGGGACGACTTCGCCGCTCTGCTGAACCACTTCCTGGGCGAAGCGGAACAGCGGCACCCTGACCTGGGCCGACCCCGGGTGGCCTGTCTGGCCATCGCCGGCCCCGTGCAGGCCGGGAGGGTGAAGCTGACCAACCTGCCCTGGGACCTGGAGGAAACGGCCCTGGCCAGCAGCACGGGCCTCGAGCGGCTGGAACTGGTGAACGATTTCGCCGTGCTCATCTACGGGCTGCCCCATCTGGAGACCCACCAGCAGGCCGACCTGAGGGTGGGTCAGGCGGTGTTGGGGGCGCCGGTGGCCATCCTCGGCGCGGGAACCGGTCTGGGGGTGGCGATCGGAGCCCAGGGCCCCGGCGGACTGATTGCCCTGGCCAGCGAGGCGGGCCACGCCGACTTCGCCGCCCGCACACCCCAGGAATGGGATCTGAAGCAGTGGCTGCAGGCCGATCTCGGCCTTGAGAGGCTCTCGATTGAGCGCATCGTCAGTGGCACCGGCCTCGGCCATGTGTTCCGCTGGTTTGTGGCCACAGGGCAGCTCCAGGGCCGCCATCCCCTGGCTCCCACCGATCCCGACCTCCAACCCGCCGATCTGCCGGCGGCGGTGGCGGCCGCCGCCGGCCATGGTGATCCCCTCGCCGGCGCCGCCTTGGAGCTCTGGTTGGGGGCCTACGGAGCAGTGGCCGGTGATCTGGCCCTGCAGAGCCTCTGCCGAGGCGGCCTCTGGCTGGGGGGCGGCACCGCCGGCAAATTGCTGAGCCAGCTGCGTTCAGCGGCCTTCTTTGCGCCCTTTCAGGCCAAGGGCCGTCTGGGCACGGTGTTGGAGGCGATCCCCGTCAAGGCCCTGATCGATTCGGAGGCAGGGCTGTTCAGCGCCGCCTGCCGGGCGCGAGCACTGCTGGGGTGA
- the trpS gene encoding tryptophan--tRNA ligase: MARPRVLSGVQPTGALHLGNWLGAIRNWVELQDDHDTFFCVVDLHAITVPHDPALLAADTRRTAALYLACGIDPGRSTVFAQSHVSAHSELCWLLNCVTPLNWVERMIQFKEKAIKQGDNVSVGLLDYPVLMAADILLYDADLVPVGEDQKQHLELARDIAQQRINSRFAPEDAPLLKVPEPLILKAGARVMSLTDGRSKMSKSDPNEGSRINLLDPPELILKKIKRAKTDPTIGLVFDDPERPEADNLLGLYALLGGRSRGQAAADCAAMGWGTFKPLLAELAVEALRPLQERYRELEAEEGYIDQVLRQGRERASAVAGATLERVRAALGFLPVA; encoded by the coding sequence ATGGCACGGCCCAGGGTTCTCTCCGGTGTCCAACCCACCGGTGCGCTCCATCTCGGCAACTGGCTGGGGGCGATCCGCAACTGGGTGGAGCTGCAGGATGACCACGACACTTTTTTCTGTGTCGTCGATCTGCACGCGATCACCGTGCCCCACGACCCGGCGCTGCTGGCGGCGGACACCCGCCGCACGGCGGCCCTCTATTTGGCCTGTGGCATCGATCCAGGGCGATCCACCGTCTTCGCCCAGAGCCATGTGAGCGCCCACAGCGAACTCTGCTGGCTGCTCAACTGCGTCACGCCGCTCAACTGGGTGGAGCGGATGATTCAGTTCAAGGAGAAGGCGATCAAGCAGGGCGACAACGTCTCGGTGGGCCTGCTGGATTACCCGGTGCTGATGGCCGCCGACATCCTTCTCTATGACGCCGACCTGGTGCCGGTGGGGGAGGACCAGAAGCAGCACCTGGAACTGGCCCGCGACATCGCCCAACAGCGCATCAACAGCCGTTTCGCCCCTGAGGACGCGCCCTTGCTCAAAGTCCCCGAGCCGCTGATTCTCAAGGCCGGCGCCCGGGTGATGAGCCTCACCGACGGGCGCAGCAAGATGAGCAAGAGCGACCCCAACGAGGGCTCCCGCATCAACCTGCTGGATCCTCCGGAGTTGATTCTCAAGAAGATCAAGCGCGCCAAGACCGATCCGACCATCGGCCTGGTCTTCGACGACCCTGAGCGCCCTGAGGCCGACAACCTGCTGGGGCTCTATGCCCTGCTGGGCGGCCGCAGCCGTGGGCAGGCGGCGGCGGACTGTGCCGCCATGGGGTGGGGAACCTTCAAGCCCCTGCTGGCGGAGCTGGCGGTGGAGGCACTCAGGCCGTTGCAGGAGCGCTACCGCGAGCTGGAGGCTGAGGAGGGCTACATCGATCAGGTGCTGCGCCAGGGCCGCGAGCGGGCCAGCGCCGTGGCTGGGGCCACCCTGGAGCGCGTGCGCGCCGCCCTGGGCTTCCTGCCCGTCGCCTGA
- a CDS encoding glycoside hydrolase family 104 protein — MRLLPQLLCSCALVLVPLVPAAHSERQSQAKPSAPSVATDAAERPTQQRWLAPFAVTAERKALLNTIRFAEGTWRNGSADGYRMIYGGELVTSLNAHPDRVVVRRYASAAAGAYQFMPDTWQAAAGSLKLKGFGPANQDQAALYLVKRSGALEAIDRGQLTPELMARLAPTWASFPDRSGASVYGQPVRRGDELARFYASNLEQIRATS, encoded by the coding sequence ATGCGTCTGTTGCCCCAGCTGCTCTGCTCCTGCGCCCTGGTGCTGGTACCCCTGGTGCCGGCCGCCCACTCCGAACGCCAGAGCCAGGCCAAGCCGTCGGCACCATCCGTGGCGACCGACGCCGCAGAGCGGCCGACCCAGCAGCGCTGGCTGGCGCCCTTCGCCGTGACAGCGGAGCGCAAGGCTCTGCTCAACACGATCCGCTTCGCGGAGGGCACCTGGCGCAATGGCAGCGCCGATGGCTATCGGATGATCTACGGCGGTGAGCTGGTCACCAGCCTCAACGCACACCCCGATCGGGTGGTGGTGCGCCGCTACGCCAGCGCCGCAGCCGGCGCTTACCAGTTCATGCCTGACACCTGGCAGGCCGCAGCGGGATCGTTGAAGCTCAAGGGGTTTGGTCCTGCCAACCAGGACCAGGCGGCCCTCTACCTGGTGAAGCGCAGCGGCGCCCTGGAGGCCATCGACCGCGGCCAGCTCACCCCGGAGCTGATGGCCCGGCTGGCCCCCACCTGGGCCTCGTTTCCCGACCGTTCGGGCGCCAGCGTCTACGGCCAACCCGTGCGCCGCGGGGACGAGCTGGCGCGTTTCTATGCCAGCAACCTGGAGCAGATCCGCGCCACCAGCTGA
- a CDS encoding NAD(P)H-quinone oxidoreductase subunit 4, whose amino-acid sequence MDANLPLSAASSLSGEAFPWLSLIALLPAAGALLMPFLPGDGTDPRGPRTLALGVLLADLLLMLWVFSQQFDGALSGLQLVERVPWVPLLGLEWSLAADGLSTPLVVLSGLVTLLAVAASWNINRKTQLYFGLLLLQASAQSLVFLSQDFLLFFLAWELELVPVYLLIAIWGGQARQYAATKFILYTATASLLILISGLALALGGDSYTLNMQELSQRSYAGSFGLLCYLGFLVGFGVKLPIFPLHTWLPDAHGEANAPVSMLLAGVLLKMGGYALLRFNVQMLPDAHLQLAPALIVLGIVNIVYGALNAFAQDNVKRRIACSSVSHMGFVLLGIGAVDSLGMSGAMLQMISHGLIAAAMFFVTGVFYERTKTLSIPNMGGLAKVLPITFAFFLTSSLASLALPGMSGFISEITVFLGITSNADFTTGFRVITVLLAAIGLVLTPIYLLSMCRRVFFGPRIPALAVVGDMRPRELVIGLSLLVPTLVIGFWPRVAIDIYEATTTALSWELANHAQIALGRISTLG is encoded by the coding sequence ATGGACGCCAATCTGCCCCTGTCGGCCGCGTCCAGCCTCTCTGGAGAAGCGTTTCCCTGGCTCAGCCTGATTGCCCTGCTGCCGGCGGCGGGTGCCCTGCTGATGCCCTTCCTGCCGGGCGATGGCACCGACCCCCGCGGCCCCCGCACCCTTGCCCTGGGGGTGCTGCTGGCCGATCTGCTGCTGATGCTGTGGGTCTTCAGCCAGCAGTTCGACGGCGCTCTCAGCGGCCTGCAACTGGTGGAACGGGTGCCCTGGGTGCCCCTGCTGGGCCTGGAATGGTCCCTGGCGGCCGATGGACTTTCCACTCCTCTGGTGGTCCTCAGTGGTCTGGTCACCCTGCTGGCCGTGGCCGCCAGTTGGAACATCAACCGCAAGACCCAGCTCTACTTCGGTCTGCTCTTGCTCCAGGCCTCAGCGCAGTCGCTGGTGTTCCTCTCCCAGGACTTTCTGCTCTTTTTCCTGGCCTGGGAACTGGAGTTGGTGCCGGTGTACCTGCTGATCGCCATCTGGGGCGGCCAGGCGCGCCAGTACGCCGCCACCAAATTCATCCTCTACACGGCCACGGCATCACTGCTGATCCTGATCAGCGGCCTGGCCCTCGCCCTGGGCGGAGACAGCTACACCCTCAACATGCAGGAGCTCAGCCAGCGCTCCTACGCCGGCAGTTTCGGCCTTCTCTGTTATCTGGGATTCCTGGTGGGCTTCGGTGTGAAACTGCCGATCTTCCCCCTGCACACCTGGCTGCCCGATGCCCACGGTGAGGCCAATGCGCCGGTGTCGATGTTGCTGGCCGGGGTGCTGCTGAAGATGGGCGGCTATGCCCTGCTGCGCTTCAACGTGCAGATGCTGCCCGACGCCCACCTGCAACTGGCGCCGGCCCTGATCGTGCTGGGGATCGTCAACATCGTCTACGGGGCCCTCAACGCCTTCGCCCAGGACAACGTCAAACGAAGGATCGCCTGCAGTTCGGTGAGCCACATGGGCTTCGTGCTGCTCGGGATCGGAGCGGTGGACAGCCTCGGGATGAGTGGAGCGATGCTGCAGATGATCAGCCACGGACTGATCGCCGCCGCGATGTTCTTCGTGACCGGGGTCTTCTACGAGCGCACCAAGACCCTCTCGATTCCCAACATGGGCGGCCTGGCCAAGGTGCTGCCGATCACCTTCGCCTTCTTCCTGACCAGTTCCCTGGCCTCCCTGGCGCTGCCGGGCATGAGTGGGTTCATCAGTGAAATCACGGTGTTCCTGGGCATCACCAGCAACGCCGATTTCACCACCGGATTCCGTGTGATCACCGTTCTGTTGGCGGCGATCGGCCTGGTGCTCACCCCGATCTATCTGCTCTCGATGTGCCGGCGGGTGTTCTTCGGCCCCAGGATTCCTGCCCTGGCGGTGGTCGGTGACATGAGGCCCCGGGAACTGGTGATCGGCCTGAGCCTGCTGGTGCCCACCCTGGTGATCGGCTTCTGGCCCCGGGTGGCGATCGACATCTACGAGGCCACCACCACGGCCCTCTCCTGGGAGCTGGCCAACCACGCCCAGATCGCCCTCGGCCGGATCTCCACCCTGGGCTGA
- the thrB gene encoding homoserine kinase — MTRPQIGQGVVVDVPATTANLGPGFDCLGAALDLNNHFELRCIEGDGEHFDLIIEGSEGSHLRGGPDNLVYRSAQRVWKEAGEKPVAIEARVRLGVPPARGLGSSATAIVAGLMGANALVGEPLSKEKLLELAIDIEGHPDNVVPSLLGGLCMTAKAASHRWRVVRCEWSEQVIAVVAIPTIRLSTSEARRVMPKLITVADAVTNLGSLTLLLQGLRTGNGDLIADGMHDKLHEPYRWGLIQGGRQVREAAIKAGAWGCVISGAGPSLLALAPRSSAESVSRAMVRTWESEGVASRGSVLALQQEGSRWHNLPDRP, encoded by the coding sequence ATGACCCGGCCCCAGATCGGCCAGGGGGTTGTGGTGGATGTACCGGCCACCACCGCGAACCTCGGGCCCGGATTCGATTGTCTCGGCGCCGCCCTTGATCTCAACAACCACTTCGAGCTGCGCTGCATCGAAGGAGATGGTGAACACTTCGACCTGATCATCGAAGGCAGCGAAGGATCCCACCTCCGCGGCGGCCCTGACAACCTCGTCTACCGCTCAGCCCAGCGGGTCTGGAAGGAGGCGGGTGAAAAGCCCGTGGCGATCGAAGCACGGGTGCGCCTGGGGGTGCCACCGGCCCGGGGCCTGGGCAGCAGCGCCACGGCGATCGTGGCCGGCCTGATGGGCGCCAATGCCCTGGTGGGGGAACCCTTGAGCAAGGAAAAGCTGCTGGAGCTGGCGATCGACATCGAGGGCCACCCGGACAACGTGGTGCCCTCCCTGCTCGGGGGCCTGTGCATGACCGCCAAGGCCGCTTCGCACCGCTGGCGGGTGGTGCGCTGCGAGTGGTCGGAGCAGGTGATCGCGGTGGTGGCCATCCCCACGATCCGGCTCTCCACCAGCGAGGCCCGGCGGGTGATGCCCAAGCTGATCACAGTCGCCGATGCGGTCACCAATCTGGGGTCGCTCACGCTGCTTCTCCAGGGCCTGCGCACGGGCAACGGCGACCTGATCGCCGACGGCATGCACGACAAGCTGCACGAGCCCTACCGCTGGGGATTGATCCAGGGGGGCCGCCAGGTGCGCGAGGCGGCGATCAAGGCCGGGGCCTGGGGCTGTGTGATCAGCGGCGCCGGCCCCAGTCTTCTGGCCCTGGCCCCCCGCAGCAGCGCCGAGAGTGTCAGCCGGGCCATGGTGCGGACCTGGGAGAGCGAAGGCGTGGCGTCGCGGGGCTCGGTGCTGGCGTTGCAGCAGGAGGGAAGCCGCTGGCACAACCTCCCCGATCGCCCCTGA
- a CDS encoding DUF2752 domain-containing protein, translating to MTRQLGWSSLALMVALALRSHGLPLPLPGCPLRALTGVPCPTCFLTRSALATLHGDLGEALELHLFGPPLVATGLWLALVQGLLGRPLPAWRWGRLALAVAVALLIYWLLRLLGAHGLGDFSFPAG from the coding sequence GTGACCCGACAGCTCGGCTGGAGCAGCCTGGCGCTGATGGTGGCGTTGGCCCTGCGCAGCCACGGACTGCCCTTGCCCCTGCCGGGCTGCCCCCTGCGGGCGCTCACGGGCGTCCCCTGCCCCACCTGCTTCTTGACCCGTTCAGCCCTGGCCACCCTGCACGGGGACCTGGGGGAGGCGCTGGAGCTGCATCTCTTCGGCCCGCCCCTGGTGGCGACTGGGCTGTGGTTGGCCCTGGTGCAGGGGCTGCTCGGCCGGCCGCTGCCAGCTTGGCGCTGGGGCCGGCTGGCTCTGGCCGTGGCCGTGGCGTTGTTGATCTACTGGCTGCTGCGTCTGCTGGGGGCCCATGGGCTTGGCGATTTCTCGTTCCCGGCCGGCTGA